One window of the Stegostoma tigrinum isolate sSteTig4 chromosome 16, sSteTig4.hap1, whole genome shotgun sequence genome contains the following:
- the LOC125459984 gene encoding leukotriene B4 receptor 1-like translates to MDSNNTTGAALKSAASTILALTFIVGIPGNSLVIWVILHKMRERSSSVILILNLALADLVVLMTLPLWIYSICNSWVFGEISCKILGYLIYCNLYGSVLFIMLMSINRFLAVMYPFASQRWQRTGRVCKVVLIVWSFAFLLSCPNLLTRKVDIIDGQAGCFGGQYDSKDQQILCLVLETLFGFVIPFTVLATCYGLVAKRVGKMTFKSKNRSETLIISIIAAFLICWFPYHVFNVIELASVMLDTDALESVSQVGSYITATLAFISSSVNPLLYAFAARNLRNGFRSSVMAKLFEQVAQYTNDESKLERENATNMQTIEEL, encoded by the coding sequence ATGGACTCAAACAATACAACAGGAGCAGCTCTTAAATCAGCAGCCAGCACCATCCTTGCATTGACATTTATTGTTGGGATTCCAGGGAATTCACTCGTCATCTGGGTCATCTTGCATAAGATGAGAGAACGCTCATCCAGCGTTATCCTGATCCTGAACCTGGCGCTTGCTGATCTGGTTGTGTTGATGACTTTGCCGCTGTGGATTTATTCCATTTGTAACAGTTGGGTTTTTGGAGAAATCTCTTGCAAAATCCTGGGCTATCTCATTTACTGCAACTTGTACGGCAGTGTGCTCTTTATTATGCTGATGAGTATAAACCGCTTCCTGGCTGTTATGTATCCATTTGCTTCACAGAGATGGCAGAGGACTGGGCGTGTTTGCAAAGTGGTCCTTATTGTTTGGTCCTTTGCGTTTTTGCTTTCATGTCCCAACTTATTAACCAGGAAAGTGGACATCATCGATGGCCAGGCTGGATGTTTCGGTGGTCAGTATGATTCCAAGGACCAGCAAATATTGTGCCTTGTGTTGGAAACTCTGTTTGGATTTGTAATACCTTTTACAGTTCTCGCAACCTGTTATGGATTGGTTGCAAAAAGGGTGGGTAAGATGACTTTTAAGAGCAAAaacagatccgaaacgttaattATCAGCATTATTGCAGCATTTCTAATCTGTTGGTTTCCGTACCATGTGTTCAACGTGATTGAATTGGCTTCCGTGATGCTGGACACGGACGCATTGGAAAGCGTTTCTCAGGTGGGATCTTATATCACAGCAACTTTAGCTTTCAtcagcagcagtgttaacccTCTACTTTACGCCTTTGCTGCACGGAATTTGCGGAATGGGTTTCGCTCGTCAGTGATGGCCAAGTTATTTGAACAAGTAGCTCAGTACACGAACGATGAAAGTAAACTAGAACGCGAAAATGCAACAAACATGCAAACTATAGAAGAACTGTAA